TGACACCATCAGACTTAGCAAGGAAGATAAGGTCGCTGCAGCTGAGGGGAGGCACCAGAGGAGAAGTTAGTATCAAAAGTGTTTTAATAAGGACAATAATAAGTGCATGGGATACAGAGTGGAGGCAGAAAGGATATTCCACAGATATGGGTCTTTGGTCTGGAGCTTGTGTTATGGTCTGGGAAGCAGAGGGTGGGGGGAACTCATCCTGAGAGCCACAGGGTGCGGGGCTCTCATCAGCAGTATCATCAGCAGTGATacagctgatgctgctgcatgGCATGGCCAGAGCTGGGGACTCCTtgaagctgctgcctgccctgccttgCCTGTAGCCTTGGTGGCCAGACTGCAAATGGCACTTTCACATAGAACACACGTGCACACCGGAGCTCTGTgttctgccctgcagagctcccTGCCAGGGGCGGTGGGTGAGCCTTGCGCCATGGCCCAGCATCTCCCCCCTCCTGTCACCAAGAACAAGGGGTGTCCTGTGAGGGTCGCTCCAGTGACCTCAGCCCCCAAGAATCTCGGCTCCGTGCCACAGCACAAAGGCACTTCTGTGTGGACCAGTTTGCACTGGGGCAGCGTGGGGGGCAGCTCGTTCCAGGGCGGCCACGTTGCTTGGCAAGTGGCATTAGCCATTAGCCATCCTCCATGCATACCCCTGGGAAGGGGCACCCTGGAAAGAGGGATGTATGTgtagggaagggggaagaggaggtgAGGATGGCACGGACCGAGTGGCTGCAGAGTGGGAGTCTCCTTGTTCTGAGGTAGGGGAAATGGAATTGGTTTTTAGGGCCTGAGCTGCGGAATGTGGTGACCTGACAACCTGGCCTCTGCCTCCAGCCAGACAAGAAgtttctcccctccctgctgcagggaggtggAAGTCAGAAAAGGAGCTGTCCTAAGGGAtgctcagcagcaggaggcaAGTGGAAAGACCCTTTTGGTTATCTCTGTGAGTGCTCTCACCCCCTGAACACTGAGCTCACAGCTTTACtggtgggaggagagggaaaaagagaaagctcagcTCTGTGGGGTTAGCCTTGAGCCCCCAGCTGACCTCCCCTGATAGACAGATGTGCTATATAGAAGGTCTTGCACCAGCTGGAGCTGGGGAGACCTCTGTCCACTATGTGCCAGAGCTATTGGCGCGACTACCTGCAAGGGCACCGGTGGCAGCACAGAGGGAGAGGGCAGTTGGAGGCTTTGGTGGGGGAATGGAGCACATCCCTGGACATGCTGGCAGGGGCAAGCTGAGGGATGTGAAAGAGGGTCTAGGGGGAACTGGATGGGATAAGAAGGGGCTTGGAGTTTCTTTGGCACATTGGAATGTCCCTTTGGTGTCTAATGGCAGTCTAAGGGCCACAGTGCCTGGTGCTGCAATGCACAGCCCccatcagccccctgcagcagccaggcccAGCTCCAGGGAGCCTCTCAGGAGATGggctctcctcctgccccaccTCCAGcctccccagtgtccccagcTTGGCAAGGAGGTTGCCCACTGGGTCTGCTGGTGATGCTTCTGCCTGCAGGTcagggacagggaggagggcAAAGACCCCAGCACCAGTGCTTCTGATGGGGGCTGTGATGGCAGCTCACACCTTGACTTCATCGTCTTCCTCCTCATCGGCATACTCGAAGGAGTTGCTGCGCCTCCCCTGGGCACCAGCGTACCCCTCCTGCAGGCTAGAGAACGtggcctcttcctcctcctcctcatctccTTGGTTCCAGGTGGTCTCGGCGGATCGGCTCTCCCCTGTCACTTGTGACCGCCACAAGCTGCTGGGGCTCCCCCATAGGGTCTGCGTCCGGGCCTGCTGGGGACCTTCACCCTTCTCCGAGCTCCGTGGGGTGCTGGTCCCACCATAGTGACGTGCCAGGACCTGTGTTGCCCGGTCAAACTCTCCCGCCTCGATGGTGCAGTCGTTCCAATGGCCCTGCCACGGAGTCCCTCTGGGTGATGTCCCCAGCCCTGAGGCCCAGGCAGGGTCCTCTCCGGTGCCCTCGATGGCATGTGCCTCTCCATTGGCACAGACTGACAGTCCCGGCAGTGAGCTGGCCCGCGACAGGCTGCTCTGCCCAGAGCGGTCCCAGAAGCTGGACATTGCCTTGTCCTCTCCCAGTGCCGGAGGGACACCATCCCTGGTCCCCTCACCGCACAGGAGACCTGTGCCATTCTCCCCCACTCCGCTGCCATTGGTTTCGGAGAAGCTCATGACCTGGAGGAGCTCGCTCATAAGCGAGGGCCCCAGGTCCAGACGGAAGGAGAGCAGGGAGTCTGAGCGCGTCAGCTCTGTTTCCCCGGGGAAGGAGCTCTCTTGGGCCTTTTCCAAGCGAGGGACGCGAGGGATGGTGCAAAACCCggactccagccctgcagtgcagAAAGGATGGCTGGTGAGTCAGGGGATGGCGAGGTGGGAGGAAGCTTGCCTTACATCTGCGGGGGACAAGGGACACTGACACCGAAATGGCACGGTCCCGTCGTTGGCGCTGGCCTGTAAGGGGCAAGCCGGTGTCTGCGTGGACATCTCCAAAGGCCCGAGTTACAGCAGAGGGTCTCCAGGTGGGCTCTGGCCTTGGGAGGATGCTGGTGGGGCCTGAGCCAGGCAGGTAAGACCAGGAGATGGCAGCATTGCCTCAGCTTGCCTTTCCCTCTGAGCCCAGCCGTCTGCCCCGGCTCGCTGCTGCAGGACCCCCAGatccccctcccaccccagatCCTCTGCTCCAGACCTCCCTCCCTGGGGAAAAGCTGAGCCGTAGCCCAGTGCTGTGAGGCCAGAGAAGAGCTACCCCGCTGTCCCATCCTGTCCTTCCCAAAGGTCCACCCTGGACCCCAACCAGCACAGAGGGATGTGGCACaatggggaaggaggggatggAGTCCCTTCAGGAGCACATGGAGATGGGGGAGGTTGCACAGCTAgggacagggatagagcatcTGTGTGCAGAGGTAGGGAAGGCTGTGCCATAGGTCCTCTTGACCTCGCAACCTTGGTATGGGCATTGCCCCACTGCCCCAACACCCTCCTGGGGGGACTGCTCATAGGGAAGGTGTAGGGCTGGGGGGAGATGGAGGGCACCCCCTTACAGCAACTCTACATGGGCTGCCGGCTGTGTGAGAGGAGAAACCATCCATATCCCACTTTGGGGGAGACCCGCCAAGGGCAGGAGCAAGGAGTGCAATTGAAAGCAAGGATAGGTTGTCTCCTCGCATGGATTTATCGGGACTGGGGACTCCTAaatgtcctgtctctgcagaGAGGCTGAAGTCCTTCAGTGGGGAAACCGAGGCACGGAGCGATGGAGAAAGGCTGCAGAGGACACACTGTGCCTGGGCACCGGCCTCTGCCCCGCGCTTCACTCACCGTAGGTCTGGTGCGTCTTGGAGAAGCTGTTGGAGGCGCTTTTGAAGGAGAACTTGCTGGTCAAGCCCCGGCCGCTGCTGCCGCCATCGTACGTGCCCTCGTTGAGCTGCGGCAGTGAGATGGCGTTCTTGATGATGGGCGAGACGGCTGGGGGTGCCGGCGATGCCTGGCTCCCGCTGCCGCGGCTCCTCAGCGGCGTCCGGCGGACGTGCCGCAGCGTCCGCGCAAAGAAGTTGTTGGCTTTGGCGGTGTCGGCTCCACCGTGGTTGCTGAGGAAGGAGGTGTCCCCGAAGACGTCCCCGCCGCGCCCCACGTGCATGGTGTGCCGAAAGTCCCCCAGCGGTGGGCTGATCATGTCCGGCGTCAGCTCCGACTTCAGCCGCCGCTTCCCGTGCGAGCCTGACACCCAGCTGAGCACCGGCAGCTTCCCCAAGCTCATGATGAACCCCTCGCCTTGCCCTTGTCGTTGAAAAACACCTCCAAAACCGGCCCTCGCTGGGCTTCCAGCACTGGGGTGGCCTGTCACATCCCCGGCCGCCCCATTGCTCCTGCGCTGGTGTTCCGGGTGGGATGGCTCACGTCACCTTGGCTTTCCGCAGGTGGGGAGGGCGCCTGTCCCCTGCTTCCCTGCTCTATGTCGTGCTCATGAAGCCACCCGCAGCCGGTGGCAGGCAGAGGGGGGTCCCCAGGGGGTGTCTGGGGTCACCCCAGGTGCTGcggaggctgctggaggctgtgTCTGGCTGCAGGCTTAGGGGTTAATCCACTGCGCTGCTGCTGTCGGGTAAGGGGAGCAGGTCACAGACGGGGCAGCAGGTGACCGGGGCTTGGGGTGGGCAAGCGCCTCAGTGCCGGTGGCCACCTAGACAAGACAAGAGGAATGAATGGTGAGGAGCTCGGAGGGGATCTTCCCAACCACCTCAGCTGCATGCCAGGACCGGCTTCTCTGACCTCTCttgctgtgcctcagtttccccgccctgcaaagcagcttctctggaccCGTGCCGCGACACAGGCTGAGGATTTCCCTCCCAGGCAGCACCTCCTCCCAGGGCCCAGGCTCCTGGGGTAAGAAACCTCTCCCTTCTTTTTGCTATTCAGATGAGCCCTTGGGCAGAGGGTGAGGCCTGGGGACCGCGTGCTTCTCGGGGAGGAGGGCTGGCGCGGAGGGAAATGCACTATTTGTatattggtttgtttgttgAACTCTGGCTGGGCCcttggagcagcagggaggagggagggcagctgctctgcaggcaggggaaactgaggcagggcaAGGGAGGTGATTGACTGAGGTTGGGAGGGAAGGTGGGATGGGTCCCTGCACTCAGGTTCGGCCAAGAGGTACTGGGAAGTAGCAGCCAGGCATATGATGGCAGAGAGATGATGGCCCCAGTCAGCAGGGAGGGCACTCAGATCACCAGATCCCACATTGCTCTGTGTGGCAAGAAGAACAGGGCAAGATGAGACAAGGAGAGGATGTGGGACCTGGGACACCTCAGAGCATCAGTGGTCCGGATGCCCTCCTCAGGAAAGTGCCCTCCCTGGCCTTAGTTCCCACTTAGGGGCCCGGAGAACAGGACGGAGCTGAGTCCTTTCAGCAGGACCAGCAGTGGAGGGCAGCGTGGCAAAAGGCGATGCAGGAGCCTTGCATCACCCCGTCCCTGTGTGGGTACCCCCATCCCTGCGCTGCTTCGCCTGCCTCCCCTGCCTTTCCCCGTGTCACCTCAGAGCACTCAGGTGATGCCAGGGTGGCAGAGCTTCTGGCAAGGGGGAGCCCTGGGCATGAAGCTGCTTTCCTGGCTGGCTGCACGTGTTTTCACCTTGCCCTGGCCCTGTTTGCTCACCCGGGGCCCCTCTTATCTGCCAGGGGTTAAtgcctggggaagggaaaacaaacctcccctggcagctccagcaccattGGCTGCCTCccggggtggcagtggggacaGTGGCAGGCTGGCCCCAGCTCCTTGGCTCACGCAGCTCCTGCTCACGGAGGTTAGGCAGTGCTGCATCGTGGCCGGGATGGGACAAGCACATGGCAGGCTTGGGGTGGGAGAATGACCCAGGAGCAATTTCCTCCCTCTGGCAGAAGCCCACCCATAGCCACTGGGTCAGGAGTGCAAGGAAACCGCTGGGGTGGTCCCTGCAGCACAACGGGCATCTCAGCACCCTAGGCAGAGAGATGCAACCCTGGTTTTGACCTGTCATTTTGGATCCCCCAGGAACACTCTGGGCCCTAGGGGAGGGTATTAGGCAAGTTATAGCCCTTGAGTTTCCCTTTCCCTCCGCACACTGAAGCCCCTGAGAAACCCAAAGTGGGTGCAGGGTTACTCTATGGGATGTACTCCCCCAGCCCGCCTCGGGTCCCCTGCACAGGAGACCTGCCCTGCATGGAACTAGGGCTGGCATTGTGCGGATGTGAGGGATAGCAGGATGCAGGAGGAGAGCATCCCCTTGCTCCCTGCCTGGAGAACTGCTGAgtgaggagctgggaggaggagagtTTCTCCTTCCTTGTCCCTTGGCCACCACAGGGACTCAAGCCAGCACCCCTggctctccctgcctgctggcagcagcaggtgctaggagaggagggagggagctggTGCCCAACCCTACCTGGATGGCAGGTTTCTGGCAGGCTTTTTCTCCCTCCAGTctccccctttctccttcttccttctgcccCTGTGAGCCCTCCCCTGTGCTCAAGCAGACTCGTGATTCTATGGGCAAAGGGCAACCCATCCGCTCTCCTTTCCTCCACTGTGCAAGGGACCCTGCTGCCTGGCCACCCATCTGTCCAGACATCGCTTCCAGCTCATCCTGacctcctcttccccagcatcctctcCCTGGATCCCTGCTCAGCTCCTCCAGGAAGCCCCCTGCCCTCAAAGACCAACCGCtggcatctcctcctcctcccagcctggCCTCCCCCGGTTTCCCCCCAGGTTCAGCTGGTTACCACTGGTTTTCCACTAGCCAGGAATGGCCAGAGCTGTTCTGCTTGCTGGGAAGAGCGGAAAccaggaaggggggggggggggggaaataatcCAGATGTCTAgttggctggagctgctgaaagcagcctcttccctcccccttctcctttccttaccaccacccccccaccccccccaaaggGGAAATACTCCAAAAGAGGGCGAGGAGAAGTTGGGGTGGTCTCAATAGGGGGAAGAGGCAGTGGAAATGGTTGTAGGCGGCCAGGAAGGCTTTCCCAGCCTTCCCCAGTGCTGACAAACCACCCTTTCcctgcagggagggaggcagcagctcccccGTTGGGTCACTGCTCTGGGATGGGGAAAGCCAGCAGGGACAGGCTtttggggaaggggaaaaaaagctcagTTAGCCAGGCTGGGCCTCTTCCAGCTCCCCTGGAGCAGCGCCGGGCAGTAGGCAGTGAAGCCTGAGTCCGACTCCTGTGCTGCCAGCTgctatatatatacatagagTTATAGCTCTCTGTATAACAAGAGTTCTTCTAAGCAGACACGCTGGGACACGGAGCCGGCGCTCCAGAGGCGGGCAGTTTCCAGCCATCCTCTCCCTGACCCCCTGTCCCAAAGTGCTCCCTTTCTGCCCCCCAAGCCCCCAGAATCGAGGTGCCTAACAGCCTGCAGGGCTCCAAGGGGCATCCTGAGCAAGGGGTGGGAAGCGGAGTGTCCCCCACGATGGGACCCTACTTCAccccctttttctccttgtCCCCTCCACCTCCTGTCTCCCCTCTCCTCAGtcccactttccttcctcacGGTTTCCTGTTGCATTCCtgccttctccctttctcttttgccATCCTTCCCATCCCCATTGCTTTGCCACCCGTCCCGCTTTGCCCTTCTCCCACCACCCTCTCCACCCTTTTCCTTCTGCCCCTGACACCCCTCTTCCACCCTCCAGCTCTACCAACCGAGGAATCAAAACTTCCAGGATTTACCTCTTCCAAACCAGGgctattatttttcctctctgtcctCTGGACGAAAAGTTGGCAGACACTTCTTGCTGGCCCCTCCGAGGGTTACTGCTGCCGCACCCCGGAGCGCAGGGGGGCACAAAGGGAGGGGGGCATGCCTGCCCCCACGGCTGTCCCCCCAAGGCTTGGCTCTCCCAGGCTGACGCCCCAATGCCACCGGAGAGAGGGAGCGAAGCTGTCGGGGAGGGGAcgtgggaaggaggagggcgGGCTGCAGCACCGCTGAGCCAATCCTCGCCTCGGCAGGAGAccagagaaaatgagatttattCCAACTATCCAGGACAGAAAACTTCAGGAACTCCTCTGCCCCCCCCTGCTCCTCCCCACTTCCCCACGGCCATTTCCCGTCCTCCGGCATCCCGGCCTCCTGATGCACCCGCTGCAATGGAtctgggggaagggggaagccCAGATTGCTGGCTATAACCTGGTTAGGGGAGCCTGgccagggagaaaaggaaaggagttTGCCCCCTGCGTGTGGGTATCGCACAGGGTCATCCCGTCCCATGTTGGATGGGAAGTCCTAGTGCCTGTGGTGTAGTGCTGGCAGCCAGGAATGGGGTATGGcttcaaactcaaacaggggaagttcaggttagatctaaggaagaagttcttccctgtgagggtggtgaggcactggaatgggttgtccaaagaagtggtaaatgccccagccttggcagtgttcaaggccaggttgaacagagccttaggtgacatggtccagtgtgagaggtccctgcccatggcagggggttggaactggatgatcttaaggtcctttccagcccaaactgttctatgactctatgcGGGTGGGTGGTCATACCAGGACCTGTGGGTAGCATTGGGTTGAGCTTTAGCAGGGTAACAGGCTCCCTGAATGCTGCGTGGGCCATTTGGGCATTCATAATGGGCTCAGGACAAGCGTCATGCCACTGGCAGTGTGTCAGACCCCGGGGTAAGGCGGTGGCAGTGGGTAAGTTCAAGGAGGTGCTCCTTGGTGGCACCAGGGGAGGTTCTGCCCACACATGGGACACCACATCCCTCTGGCACCGTGCTTTGTTGCTTTGCTCCTTGGTGGTTACAGGGCAAAAGACCCTATCAGTGCTAATGAGGGGCAACCTGCATCAGTGGGCACGGCATCACCAGTGCCATTGATGACCCTCATGGCCTTGGTGGCTCTGCCAAGGAGCTTGTGGCCAGGCACAAGCACCCATTCAGGGCCCTGCGGAGGAGAAGGGAGGTGTCTGTGCTGGCAAAGGCGAGACAAGACTTGTTGGGGTTAAGCAGGGCCTGGCTGAAGGGATGACAAGATGTCTGCAGAGATGTCAAAATGGAGCCTGGCTTCTCGCTAGGCTTAGGCGGCTTGTGCTGGGATGCCCAGGCAGGAGAACCTTGTTGCTCGGAGGTTTGCTAAGCAGCAGTAGGGGTTTGGCACCATTCTTGGCCTCAGGCTTCTCCTCTGTGAAATGGGATAGTTGTCCAGACCTTCTGTGGAGGTCTTCTCCATTATAATGAGGAGCAGAGGGACTGTGTGTTTTGGTGGTCCTTCTAAGTTGGTCTGTGTCTTGGAGGGAGGTGGGAGCTCAGGTCTGAATGGGGTAAGCTGTACCACCAGCAGGAAAAGGACAAGAAATCATGACCTGCATCCTCCCTGCTTGCCAGAGGTATGGTAAGCACATCTTTCCCCATGTCCTGCTCAGAGGAAGCCAATGCGGGTGTTGGGAGAGTCAGGAAAAGACCCTTTCTTTAGGTTTCCTCCCTCTGCCTGGCCTGCCAGGGCATCTCCCCCCCTCCCAGCCCAAGGGGCTCCCCCTCAGTCCCCTCACCCCCATTGCCGTGCCCTGCAGTGGGGCTGcggcagggagcagagcccgGGTGACGGCAGCCGCCTCCGCCGGGGAATGCAGAACAAATCTCTTCCAGATGGGACAGGGGCCACGTTCCGCTCCTTGCGGAGCCGGCCCagcgctgcctcctcctcctcacccctgCTCCAAGCATCTCTGTGCTCCAGGCCAGGATGGACTCTGCTTCCAGGAAGGCGGCTGGAAATGCCCCCTGTTCAGCATGCCTCCCCAAACTCTGTGGTCTTGTGGCCACACCAGCTGGGCTGTGACTTATgtcctgctggagctgctggggaccTCCAGGGCATGTGTGAGCTCCAATAGCTGGTACCCATCCTGGCCTCTGGCTGCCCGGGTACGAACAGAGGTGGTACCGCTCTTTGCACCCTCCCAGTACCCCCTTCTTTCATATACAGCTGCCTGGAAAGTGAATCCATACAACCCTGTGTGCCCCCCCCTcttcccccgccccccccccccccccagcctgttTATGCACCTCAGTTGATGAATGAGAggtggctgtggggctggatgGTGCTGTAGAGCCACTGTACCACCCAtggctgccctgggcaggaggTAATGCCTGGACCCCTCCCAGCTGGACTACCTCATTTGCCTTCAGTCGCTCCAACCTTTCATCCCATCTGCAGCCCTTTGCCCCAGGCAGTAGTACCAGTCTCACCATCACAGACAGACCGGCCATTGGGCTTATCATGGGATCAGACAAGTGGCCCCGCAGCTTTCCCGGCTGTAGGATTTGCTTTGATTCCCACAACATCAAAGACTGGGCTGCACAAATTGCATCCCCTCTTCTCATCCCTCCAGCATGGGGCCGAGGTCTTATAGGTGGCTGAGTACAATGCGGATggagagagggatggagggatgctggGTGGGTCTGAGGTCTCTGCCCCACACTTCCAGGTGCtcagtccttccttctgcctcacTTTGCACCCCTGCTGCTCACAGACCCTATACCCAAAGGAGGCTTATGCAGGAAAACcctctggagaagaaaacccccctttttccctttcactggtgcctggggaaagcagagggaaggtGATGGGGCATCCCAGTTTGTGGACAGGGCGCTCACCTCTGGGTTTCTATACCCTGCCATTTCTGTTCCCTGTCTCCCCGCCTGCCCTCCCggagccccatccctggaaatttCCTGTGGAAGGAGGGCAGGCGGGGGGCTCAGTGGGAAGGGGGTGCCTCACTCGGCGCACAAGAAGCAGATATCCTGTTGCTGCCCAGGGTCTCCGGCTCATATTTCCTCATTAACTGGGAGCGCCGCTTGTTTGCGGGTGACTTCCAGATGTTTCCATTCTCCTCACAGTGGCTGTGAGGGCACACACCACATGGGTATGGGAATTACTGCCGGCCATGGGGTGGGGGGCAGACCCCTGCCATGATGGGGAGGGGGATCCATAGGGCTCCCTGCCTCACTACGCATCCTGGTGTGGCCTCATTCAGCTCCCCATCAACCTGGTGCTGCTAGGTCCCTCCTCTCAGCCCATGGCCCTTGGTGCTGCCTCCAGCATGCGTCTCGCTGCCCTAGGTATGAGCTGGAGGCAGAGCCGGTTTTAGGGTGAGCAAGCCCGGGGCAAGCCGTAGGTGTGAGGCACCCATCAGTGTCCTGGTGAGAGAATCCCTGGCACTGGATCCCTCATGCCCCGGAGTTTGTTCACTGCCATGGTTTCTGCTCTGGCGGCACCCGCGGGGATGTGCATTCCCCACACTGTGCCCGTAGCCCTTGTGATAATCAGGGAGAGGGATCAGACCGGTGCAGTTCCCAGTATCCTTGCGCTGCGCCAGGGTGGGTTGTGGTGAGCACCACCAGGCAGGCGACAGCATCAGGTTAGATGCGCTCATGTTAGAAGGGGGTGGATCAGCCTCTGTAAAAGCCTATTTCCAATTCCCCCCCTATTCCTCCAGctcccttcccctggagcagcggGAGGCTGAAGGAATGGGATTGACCACGTCCCGCttgtggggagaggggagggggtTTCCCTTGGGAGCGGGGCTGGGAACTCAAAGCCTCCAGGCTTGCCAAAGCCCAGGAGGAGGTACGGATAAGTTCCCAGGCTTGCTGCCgggctgcctcctgccctcTGCCCATCTTCTCCTATCCTGAATGTTTTcatcctccttcctcctcccaccctcCCCGGCTTCCTCCTGTTTGCTGCCTGGGGATGTGGGGTGCTATAGGGGTGTTGGGGGGTGTTGTGGGAGGAAGGATGGAGGGGCAGATCCTGGGACAGaccctgctctgtgctctctcCCTCCAACTTTCCCCCAGGCACAGATGAAAGGGAAGGGGGGGTTTGGGACATGGCtgagaggggagggaggatgTTGCATAAACCAGAAGCAATCCAGGAACAGCTGCCTGTGGCCTGGAAACACCTCTGTGATTCCAGGCACTGGGAAAGGagatgtaaatatatatgtatatatgcatatactcATGTATGTATATTGCATCTCCTCAGAACAACACCCCCCCAAATGCCACTTGATTCTCTGGTTCCTTTTCATAGATGTTAAGGAGTTGCAGGGGGGACTGCAGGGGCTCAGGTATCCATTTGCTATTGGAGAAGCCATTCTGTGTGACAAGGGACATATGGGGGTCTATTTGCCCTCCCCCAAATATGTTCCTTTGGCAGGATAAGGATGGGGAGCACATCTGCAGGAGTCTAAAGCCCATGCGTGTTGGAGAGAGCTGGGATGGATGCTGCTGGGGTGAGGAAAGGGGGAGGTGGTGAGGGATGCATAGGGGATAggggtgaggagcaggaaaCTGGGGGGCTCTGGGAGGAAAGAGCCTTTTGGAGATTGATTGCCTGAGGAGGTGGGGAAGGTGCTTTGGGGAAAGGAGGAGCTGGGGGGTTTCAAGAGAAGGTCCCCATGGCTGGCACGGCGTAGGAGAGGGGACTGTagagggaagggggatgcaCCCATGGTGCAGACAGGGAATGGGATGCGGGGATGAGGAACGATGCAATGAGTGGAGAGAGGATGTGGGTATATAAAGAACAAGGCATGGGGATGAAGAGAGGTCATCCCTGGCACGAGAGAGTCCATGCACGAGGAACCTGTCCCGGCCAAAGGGAAGAGGTGAAAGCCAGGGGAGCGGTTGGACACAAGGCCTGGATGACTCTTTTTATATCATAATGATTTTGCCTGTCCATCCAGCCCATGTATTTTGGGCGCACGGAAGGAAGGGGATGGGAATGCAGAGGCAGCTAAAAAtaggggtgtccctgcccattccCCCAAGGCGGGCATCCGTCTGGCTGCTGCCTGCGGGGTTGCTGCGGGATCTGGAGGAGGGGAGCAGGCCCAGCCTCCTCCCCAACTGCGTCTggctctgcttttgtttgtctCGCAGCCCTGTGGGGACAGGAAGAGGCCGCAGGGCCGGGGAACAATGGCTCATTCTCTGGGAGCCCGCGCCTGCCGAGCAGCGATAGGGGACGTGGGACAGTGGCCAGGAGGTGAGCGCGGCCGCCCTGTGCCGCCGCCATGGGCGCTCGCCCCCCGGGAGATGATGGGGTGcactgctgggatgcagggggacCTTCCCCAGCCCATCCCTCTAACCCGCATCCCAGTGATGAGGAGCTGCTGCGCATGGGCGTGCTTTATGGAGGAGATAAGGGAGGCAACGCCAGCAGCCCAGGGAGCGGTGGGAGCATGTCTCCAACTGGCATTGGGGAAACCTGTTGTTTGGCAGCTCTCCTTGAGCCGGTGaaacctgcaggcagggtggctggagctggcaCTTCCAGGTGGGAATGTCCccagctggggctggcaggTATTTATCTAGGAGCTGTAGCgtgcctctgccccagccatcacTGTGCTCACCACGGCAGTGCCAGTAGTGCCCGCACTCCATGCTGGTGCACCCCGCTGTCTGGGAGATGGCCAAGCGCCGTGGATGGGTGTGCGTGTGATAAATGCCTTTATCCCACCTCTTTCTCCTCCAGACCCTCCTTTTGCGGCAGTGTCTCTCCCAGATGTTAGATCTGACAGGCGGGTGCTGGAAACGCCTCGGGGAGAGTTCCCCCCCACACCTCTGCAGAGGTGGTAGGGGTGAGCGGAGGTGATGTTAGCACCTGAGGTAGGGGAGAGGTTAGGGGGTGTTTTGCAGGGATTGAACAAGGAGG
The sequence above is a segment of the Lathamus discolor isolate bLatDis1 chromosome 1, bLatDis1.hap1, whole genome shotgun sequence genome. Coding sequences within it:
- the CDC42EP1 gene encoding cdc42 effector protein 1 gives rise to the protein MSLGKLPVLSWVSGSHGKRRLKSELTPDMISPPLGDFRHTMHVGRGGDVFGDTSFLSNHGGADTAKANNFFARTLRHVRRTPLRSRGSGSQASPAPPAVSPIIKNAISLPQLNEGTYDGGSSGRGLTSKFSFKSASNSFSKTHQTYGLESGFCTIPRVPRLEKAQESSFPGETELTRSDSLLSFRLDLGPSLMSELLQVMSFSETNGSGVGENGTGLLCGEGTRDGVPPALGEDKAMSSFWDRSGQSSLSRASSLPGLSVCANGEAHAIEGTGEDPAWASGLGTSPRGTPWQGHWNDCTIEAGEFDRATQVLARHYGGTSTPRSSEKGEGPQQARTQTLWGSPSSLWRSQVTGESRSAETTWNQGDEEEEEEATFSSLQEGYAGAQGRRSNSFEYADEEEDDEVKV